From the genome of Athalia rosae chromosome 3, iyAthRosa1.1, whole genome shotgun sequence:
TACAACAACGAGTGACAATAATaccgttgaataaaataagcaGTAAATCAATGGACCCAAGAACGATAAAATTGGCCCAGGATATAGGTGGGCAGGAAAATGTACGCCCCGCATTATCACTCATAGATTTTTCCAATGAGCTTACACCAGCGATGAACTCAATATTCGGTCAAGTTTTTGTATGCAAAGATATGGAGACCGCCATGAAAGTAACTTTTCATGAacggataatgaaaaaatgcgTGACCTTAGACGGGGACGTTGTAGATCCTGCAGGAACTCTCAGCGGAGGTGCTACCTCCAAGGCTGGGTCCTTACTGATACAACTTGCTGAGCTCAAAGCCACACAAGATAAGCTTACACGTGCACAGAAAAGTCTTGCAGAAATTAATCAAACCATTGCCAATAGCGCTGCGGCTGCAGCCAagttccagactttgaaacaACAGTTTGACCTCAAAAATCATGAGGTTGAATTAGTGCGTAAAAGGTTGCAGCAAACTTCACACCACAAACTTCAAGAAGAGGTTGATATTCACGAAATTTGTTAGCTCcagttcaaaatttcattctgAGGATTACTGCGTGACTCTTCATTTTTGGTTTACAGGTAGAAGTTCTGAAGTCTACGATAAAGGAAATGAAACAAGCTTTAGTAGAGGCAAAGCAGTTGGAAGCAGAAAGTGGAAAATTTgcgaaagaaattgaagagcAGTTGAAAGACTCGGCAAATATTCGTCAGCGGCAATTAAAGACTGTTGAAGCGGagatgaaagaattgaaaaagaggTCAACGAACAGTAAAGACCAGTGGCAAAAGCGTGAACAAGAATCGGAGACACTGAATCTGGAGATCCAGGAATTGGAGAGAGCCATTGAGGCTGGTAAAGAACAGATAAACACTGCGCAAGAAAAGCTTTGCGTTCTCAAAGAGTCAAAGGTTGCATGTGACGAAAGTTTAAAGGCTACAAAACATAAAGTGAAACAAGTACAAGCAGATTTGAaagcaaagaaagaaattattaataaaaagaataaagaaatccAAAAACTTTTGGCTAGGAAAGAAGAAATCGCTAAGCAGAGAACAGAGTCCGAActggaaataatgaaattaaaacatGAAATGGCCACTATTGAAAGTAGTGCCACTGATAGCCAGGCTAAGATCAAagagttattgaaaaaatacgatTGGATCGAAAAAGATAAGGCCTATTTCGGGAAATcaggtaaataaaataaatatgaataggAAATATTCTGAACTGTATCAGAATCTCGTTTTGCGTAGGTAACACAACACCTACCTTCTATTCTGATTTTTCACAACTTTTTATTTAAAGGTGGTATATACGATTTCGAAGCAAATGCGCCAGCAGAAATGGGCCACAGAATAAAACAGCTGGAAAATGAGCACGATAAATTGAGTCGTAATATAAATAGTCGAGCTATGGATCTTCTGGgtagagaagaagaggagttTAATAgccttatgaaaaaaaaaaaaatcgttgaaagtGACAGAAGCAAAATACTCGAGACGATCAAAGAACTtgacaaaagaaagaaggaaattttGTCCGAGGCTTGTAAACAGGTAATCAAAATAATACATGAGTGGGCGCCATCAGTAGTCTATGAAATACTGATAAACGTGTCTTTCTTTTATCAGGTGAACAAGGATTTTGGATCAATATTCAGCAGTCTTTTGCCCGGAGCAGATGCTAAGCTTCAGCCACCAGATAACAAAACATTCCTAGATGGATTGGAAGTAAAAATTGGGTTTTCTGGTATCTGGAAAGAATCTCTTAGTGAACTTTCCGGAGGTCAGAGGTCCCTGATCGCCTTATCGCTTATATTAGCTATGTTGCGGTTTAAGCCCGCGCCTCTTTACATCTTGGACGAGGTTGATGCAGCCCTAGATTTATCGCATACTCAAAATATAGGAACTATGTTGAAGCGACACTTTACAAAATCTCAGTTCATAATAGTATCGTTGAAAGATGGGATGTTTAACAACGCAAACGTTTTATTCAGAACTAAATTTGTCGACGGATTTTCAGCTGTTACAAAAACAGTTAACACAAACCGAAAGAAGTGAAGTCCACAACATTatagagtttgaaaaaaggagatatcAGCATCTGGTATGCTGTGCTTAAGAATAGGGAATAACTATTCAAATCTCTTGGAGTCCCTGGTAAATTATTGATAGACGAATACTTAAAAGGTGGTCAATTAatttcctgaatttttttacgagCATATTCTGCAGCGGCCCATCTcatgtaggtatatttttttattcgtatataaGCATTAGTCATTTAAACTTGACTGGATACGAAATCTGAACGCGGTTTGTGAAAATTAGGTTTCTATTATGCAGAATGttataataaagaaaagaaaatttagcaggagagaaaataaattagatatAGCAGAATAGTGGATAATGACTGTAATGACTGGAGTTGTACATTTTCAGGAAAATAAATCTCGtcttttctattattttcgcagttgttaatttattttatcgaaaatttttgaaatgagATTCTCAAAAGGCATGCAGAGATGTAACCATAGTCATTATATAGCACAGTGAGTTAGAAATGAACAAGATATtgtcaacgaattcagacctacAATTCGTTGATATTGTTCAGATATGAAATATTGCTCATTGAAAACTATATTCATTATTGTTGCCgataatagtaaaaaaaaaacacttatATTACAAATTATTACGAatgcgagataaaaaaaattcatggtaTTATGTACAGGATGAGGATATTCCGCATTTCAGACCTACGTAGCAGAGCGGCTAGTTGATATTTgacgactttttcgaattttcttctgATTATTATGAGGTCTCTGACCAGTGAGTTTACTAACTTCTTTCTTGTATTCATGAATCGCCAGCTTCAATTTTCGTctctgaaaatgaagaatgtaTTCTTCAGAACAGACACGAAATTTCATAGAGTAAAAGTGAGGAagtattattgtttttttgacAAGCTCTTGCATTCCGaggactaacaataagctggGTACTTACAATACTTGTTTTctgataaaaatgattaacTCACCAAGTATTTTTTAACAAATGTTTTAAGCAAGGTGAATAATTCTGCAACTGTACAATCAAGTTCATTCTGCTTTCCCAACTCCACGTATGCACAAGATGGCACATGCTTGACGTGTTCGCTCCTGAGAATTTCcaacaaatattatttcaaggaATAAGTAAGAAGTTCGAGTAGCAAAACAATTACCTtgtacagaagaaaaaaaaacttgtttcTTGCCTACCATGGATTGTCATTCGAGTCCCATTCGTCAAGTTGTTTTCCACATATAAAACACCCAACTAGATCAGGCTCGTCTTTATCGCCGATCAGTACAAATCCAGCTGCTGCCATTCGCTCAGGAGTACAAGTACAATCAGACTGAAATGGCCAATTGTCAAAGCTGGCGAGTCTATTGCTTTTCCAAAACGTAGGGTCAATTGTTTTCACCGAACTggtagcaaaaaaattgttataattCATGACAACGTTGTTACAACAAGCCTATTGTTTTTGAGATATTAGGTTACGTTCGATTAACAGTAGGCTATAATTCTTGAGTGAATAATCGAAGAATATTTGGAAATTAACACGTAATCATAAGCCTCTCAATTGTCGAATACTTACTCGATCGAGTCCATAGTGATCACCATCAGAagcaataatatttttgactGCTGTTTAATTTACAAAAGTTTGCTTGCGTCAACACATGTGACggcgttgagtgtagataggtaTAGAGGTGAAGCCACCGGCGAGGGGTTTGAGCAACCTAAAACAGCAGGGGAAGAAAGGTTCCGGAACCAAGCACCGAGAGGCGCTCGTACCCTTTACTGACAGTCAATAAAGGGTATATCTCTATTTCAGTGGTCTCTACGACCACCTATGTTATTTTTGTATTGGGCATGGACAGATTTGGATTAATGAATTCTTCATGCAATTATGTATACGATTTATTGGTAATCAgaattacatttatataatatatacaaatattgaACTTTATGACAAGTCTTCCCCTCTTTCCTGGATCCTGTACAAGAAGGGCTGCATTGCCGTAGACTATCGACCACTAATCTTGTTCATAGTTGACAAGATATTTCGTCTGCCATACCAACAAAATGTCAACACATCCGACGATTgtttgtaataaattattcatccaTGAAACAAAGTCAATATGAATTAAAAGAATAGATTAtcacaattaaaaaaacaccaaGTTGATGACCTCATTAAGTATAGTATCAAGAGGTCTCCAGGAAGCGAAATTAGAGGAGCTCTTGTATGACAATCATCCGACTTGGAATGTaaacgaaaatttaaaaaaaattacttattTAACAATTACGTGCAACGACCGGTTTCAAACCAGCGATACGGCACAGCGTTCACCAGGCGGAGCCCTATTTTTCACATTAAATGAAAAGTATTAATGATAGAAATGAAGTTCCAGGAGTagacatttttttgttgtaaacttcctcctcttcaagaaatttttttccgaaatttctccaacgttgatgttttttgagtaatttgcaaaaaaactgATGGACCTGTTTTCTGGAAATTTTGATTGTTTATGACCTTTGTAATTGTTTATGTGTgtgtttcacattttttcatgtttttgcAGATGTCATTAAAAATCCAATGAGCTCTAGCATCTATTTTAATCCGCAGTAATAAGAATTTTCACGTTCTTGGACTTGCGAACTAGACATAGCAGCGCGGGCAAGGATCTCATCTCTCGACCGTCGTGCGGTATCACACCTACGACTACAGGTCAAACTCACCCACACTGCCAAGCTACCCGTGCGTGTGGGATTCGCGGACCAGAGCCTCCAAGCGTTAAGATCAACGAATTCGTTGGTAGTGTACAGAATCCCGCTACTGGTCTACAGCGCACTTTAAGTGCACCCATCCCGAAGATTTTGAGAAACCCACTTTAAGATAGCAAGTGCTGCCAACCAATAATCGATATTCATTGCTATCGACTTTTACAAAGCTTTTACCTGTTTAAACGTGTTTAAACGTGTTTACTCAGTTACAGAGTTGACTGCAGTTGACTGAAACGGTTACAGGATTGGCGTGCAACGTGCAAATAACGACAATAACGAAAATAACAACAtacgttattaataatttgTTGACATCAGATTTGCCAACTTCGTTCGCTTGAACATGACTTGAATTAGCGTGTAGCCGAGTCCGCACTTTTTCCCAAATTCCCTAGgcgattttgttttcgttattattaacgaATGATTAACTAATAAACGTCGGAATCAGCACTACAATCATCTACAAACGAACTACAAACGATTGGGATTAGAAAAGGTCTAATCTGGGCAGATGAGAGGCCAAATAGAAGTAGCTATGTTTAGACTGCTGCGCGAAATTTCTCGTTTGAAGAATATTAACTCTGGATCCCCATGAAACGAATTTCCACGGAAGGACGGAACGGATTGGATGTggtcgtattttattttatgaaataacAGAATCTTATCAGTAATTATAAGTGGGTCTCACAGATAATTACATAAATCATATATTTGGCATAAATACGATTTAATCACATATAGCTATGTGATTTCGCTTGAAATATAATGCAAATTGCATTCTCAAAAAATATCCCTATTCCGTTCCGTCCTTACGCGCAAATTTGTTTCGAGAAtccagagaaaattttttcacagaaCGGAATTCAAAAGTCACTAGAAGTCGTCTGCACTACGTTCAGTCTTTCCGTTCCGACTCTTCATGTGAAGGTAAaatgcatgtatacatatacgaatgGCACGCACAGAGCCTGCGGGCACGAACGTTCGACGCGTAAACAGTATTTTACGTGTTCATAATTGTCAATAATAGCCAGTAAGAAGTATCAAATCATCTCTCAAAGGCTACCAAGCCTCTAGACAGGCGATAACTATCTCGTTAAAATGAGAACCGTCGGTATTACATTATTCAGCGTAGCGTTAACCTGCGCTGTTATTGGAAATGCGTATTATCAGAAGAAACAATTCTATCCATCAGTCGTCTACATAACCAAGTCCAACCCCAGTATGGCAGTAAGTTATTATCTGAtacgaaattatattattattcttcgaCTTCGGCATAGCAATTCATTCTACGATACAAAGCTGATATAGACCGTCCTAATTCCCTCTTGCCCTCAGCCTACCTGAGGCAATTCACATACGTATTTAGATTTGGCAAATCTGCGAGTGTAGGAAAGTGATTTTTTGCAGTAGTcattattctttcaattttttaattttcagtttGAGATTACCACAACACGAATACGTAATAccattatttgattttagGTGATCTATGTGCAGGGCCTGATATTGGTTTTTATGATGAATACTTTCCTCCGTAAAATATTCTTTGGAAATCTGCGTGCAGCTGAACTTGAGGTATGTTCATGAACATAACAAGAGTGCGTAAGGCATTTTTGATGTTACAAAAATAGtagataaaaattgtaaattacttttattttttatagcaCCTGGTCGAGAGAGCATGGTATGCGGTGACTGAGACCTGTCTTGCATTTACAGTTTTTAGAGATGACTTCAGTCCAAAGTTCATTGCTTTATTTACACTTTTGCTGTTTTTGAAATCGTTTCATTGGCTTGC
Proteins encoded in this window:
- the LOC105690114 gene encoding structural maintenance of chromosomes protein 2 codes for the protein MYIKSMVIDGFKSYGKRVEIDGFDKEFNAITGLNGSGKSNVLDAICFVLGITNLGQIRANSLQDLVYKSGQAGVTIASVTIKFDNRDPSASPMGYEDYQEITVTRQVQIGGKNKYLINGKTVQNKRTHDMFCSVQLNVNNPHFLIMQGRITKVLNMKPHEILSMIEEAAGTSLYEHKRQFALKTIEKKDTKLKEIATIIKEVLEPRLRKLKDQRSQYLDFQRIERELEQRQRIYIAWKYVTILEKITNTKAEIEKIKDAMAKKTQCITNGEQEIGDIEKSIVQMQKDREAEETGELEQVEAELKKAEKEEHMLMAEINGNTENIDAEEKLISQLNTNLKEDEAAFRLKKKEFENIGELFKTLKEKCEQDTAAYLAAQERYEKVSSGLLLSKDGENATLEQQLMTEKQNHAKSQTEVKQYEMTIKHSEEQLAKKQTDMRSTDNQYKQDNRNLENIEQELKNLENDLTKLNYTEGSSENLQEEARLLAAKVRELKGHVDNLEARHPQLRFRYQDPEPNFNREFVKGLVCKLLTVKDPGAASALEVAAGGRLFNVIVDTERTSKILLQKGQLQQRVTIIPLNKISSKSMDPRTIKLAQDIGGQENVRPALSLIDFSNELTPAMNSIFGQVFVCKDMETAMKVTFHERIMKKCVTLDGDVVDPAGTLSGGATSKAGSLLIQLAELKATQDKLTRAQKSLAEINQTIANSAAAAAKFQTLKQQFDLKNHEVELVRKRLQQTSHHKLQEEVEVLKSTIKEMKQALVEAKQLEAESGKFAKEIEEQLKDSANIRQRQLKTVEAEMKELKKRSTNSKDQWQKREQESETLNLEIQELERAIEAGKEQINTAQEKLCVLKESKVACDESLKATKHKVKQVQADLKAKKEIINKKNKEIQKLLARKEEIAKQRTESELEIMKLKHEMATIESSATDSQAKIKELLKKYDWIEKDKAYFGKSGGIYDFEANAPAEMGHRIKQLENEHDKLSRNINSRAMDLLGREEEEFNSLMKKKKIVESDRSKILETIKELDKRKKEILSEACKQVNKDFGSIFSSLLPGADAKLQPPDNKTFLDGLEVKIGFSGIWKESLSELSGGQRSLIALSLILAMLRFKPAPLYILDEVDAALDLSHTQNIGTMLKRHFTKSQFIIVSLKDGMFNNANVLFRTKFVDGFSAVTKTVNTNRKK
- the LOC105690115 gene encoding baculoviral IAP repeat-containing protein 5-like codes for the protein MVITMDSIDSVKTIDPTFWKSNRLASFDNWPFQSDCTCTPERMAAAGFVLIGDKDEPDLVGCFICGKQLDEWDSNDNPWSEHVKHVPSCAYVELGKQNELDCTVAELFTLLKTFVKKYLRRKLKLAIHEYKKEVSKLTGQRPHNNQKKIRKSRQISTSRSAT